One Cryptomeria japonica chromosome 9, Sugi_1.0, whole genome shotgun sequence genomic window carries:
- the LOC131033523 gene encoding cholesterol 22-monohydroxylase CYP90B52 isoform X1 yields MAEFDNLVAIVVVLLGLLTVLYMVIKLKYPICNSSRKTKMNLPPGNMGWPFLGQTVEYLKPHLATTPGRFMEENCSRHGKIFRSHLFGHPTVVSADPELNKFILQNEGRLFECSYPSTIGGILGKWSMLVLVGEMHKHMRSIALNFMSNSMLRSRLLDDIEMQTLLTLKSWEKMEQPLSVQSETKKFTFNLMAKQILSFNSGEPETDDLMKEYFTFMKGVISAPINFPGTSYRRALKSRSKILEGVKKIMEERKKRVDIHYDDLLSNVMKDGRLSTEQILDLILNILFAGHETSAVALTLCLYFLLKFPLVIDSLRSEHLDIARRKQQQEPKDLRLNWDDYKRMEFTHNVINETLRLGNVVRFVHRKALRDVNFKGYDIPAGWKVLPVFAAVHLDPALYDNPLQFNPQRWQKMEPSTYFTPFGGGPRLCSGLELAKLEMAVFLHHLVLNYRWEMSEADRALAFPFVEFEKGFPITLTAIRQTN; encoded by the exons ATGGCAGAGTTTGATAATTTGGTAGCTATTGTAGTTGTCCTCCTTGGATTGCTCACTGTTCTTTATATGGTGATAAAGTTGAAGTACCCCATCTGCAATAGTTCCAGGAAGACAAAGATGAATCTGCCTCCTGGCAATATGGGTTGGCCATTCTTGGGTCAAACTGTAGAATACCTGAAGCCTCATTTAGCTACCACACCAGGAAGATTCATGGAAGAGAACTGCTCTAG GCATGGAAAGATATTCAGGTCTCATCTTTTTGGGCACCCTACAGTGGTGTCTGCAGATCCTGAGCTGAACAAGTTTATACTGCAGAATGAAGGAAGACTGTTTGAATGCAGCTATCCAAGTACTATTGGGGGCATTCTAGGCAAATGGTCTATGCTAGTTCTTGTTGGGGAAATGCACAAACATATGAGAAGTATAGCCCTTAATTTCATGAGCAATAGTATGCTGAGGAGCAGGCTGCTTGATGATATAGAGATGCAGACTCTGCTCACTCTCAAGTCATGGGAAAAGATGGAGCAGCCTCTCTCTGTGCAATCTGAGACCAAAAAG TTTACTTTCAATCTGATGGCAAAACAAATATTGAGCTTCAACAGTGGGGAGCCTGAGACAGAtgatttgatgaaggaatatttcaccTTTATGAAGGGAGTTATCTCTGCACCCATAAATTTTCCAGGGACAAGTTACAGGAGAGCTCTAAAG TCTAGATCTAAAATACTGGAAGGAGTGAAAAAGATAATGGAGGAGAGAAAGAAAAGAGTAGATATACATTATGATGATCTTCTCAGCAATGTTATGAAGGATGGAAGGCTTTCAACTGAGCAGATATTGGATCTCATTCTTAATATTCTCTTTGCTGGTCATGAAACTTCAGCAGTTGCCTTAACTCTGTGTCTTTATTTTCTTCTCAAGTTCCCTTTGGTAATTGACTCTCTCAGG TCAGAACATTTAGATATAGCTAGAAGAAAACAACAACAGGAGCCAAAAGATCTGAGATTAAACTGGGATGATTATAAAAGGATGGAGTTTACACATAAT GTTATCAATGAGACATTGAGGCTTGGGAACGTAGTACGCTTTGTCCATAGAAAAGCATTGAGAGATGTTAATTTCAAAG GTTATGATATTCCTGCTGGATGGAAAGTTTTACCAGTTTTCGCAGCCGTGCACTTGGACCCTGCTCTCTATGACAATCCTCTGCAATTCAATCCTCAGAGATGGCAG AAAATGGAGCCCAGTACATATTTCACTCCATTTGGAGGAGGACCCCGGTTATGTTCTGGTTTAGAACTGGCCAAACTAGAGATGGCTGTTTTCCTGCACCATCTTGTACTCAACTACAG ATGGGAAATGTCAGAAGCAGACCGTGCGCTTGCTTTTCCTTTCGTAGAGTTTGAGAAGGGATTTCCCATCACACTAACAGCAATCAGACAAACAAACTAA
- the LOC131033523 gene encoding cholesterol 22-monohydroxylase CYP90B52 isoform X2, whose product MAEFDNLVAIVVVLLGLLTVLYMVIKLKYPICNSSRKTKMNLPPGNMGWPFLGQTVEYLKPHLATTPGRFMEENCSRHGKIFRSHLFGHPTVVSADPELNKFILQNEGRLFECSYPSTIGGILGKWSMLVLVGEMHKHMRSIALNFMSNSMLRSRLLDDIEMQTLLTLKSWEKMEQPLSVQSETKKFTFNLMAKQILSFNSGEPETDDLMKEYFTFMKGVISAPINFPGTSYRRALKSRSKILEGVKKIMEERKKRVDIHYDDLLSNVMKDGRLSTEQILDLILNILFAGHETSAVALTLCLYFLLKFPLVIDSLRSEHLDIARRKQQQEPKDLRLNWDDYKRMEFTHNVINETLRLGNVVRFVHRKALRDVNFKGYDIPAGWKVLPVFAAVHLDPALYDNPLQFNPQRWQKMEPSTYFTPFGGGPRLCSGLELAKLEMAVFLHHLVLNYREKEISGK is encoded by the exons ATGGCAGAGTTTGATAATTTGGTAGCTATTGTAGTTGTCCTCCTTGGATTGCTCACTGTTCTTTATATGGTGATAAAGTTGAAGTACCCCATCTGCAATAGTTCCAGGAAGACAAAGATGAATCTGCCTCCTGGCAATATGGGTTGGCCATTCTTGGGTCAAACTGTAGAATACCTGAAGCCTCATTTAGCTACCACACCAGGAAGATTCATGGAAGAGAACTGCTCTAG GCATGGAAAGATATTCAGGTCTCATCTTTTTGGGCACCCTACAGTGGTGTCTGCAGATCCTGAGCTGAACAAGTTTATACTGCAGAATGAAGGAAGACTGTTTGAATGCAGCTATCCAAGTACTATTGGGGGCATTCTAGGCAAATGGTCTATGCTAGTTCTTGTTGGGGAAATGCACAAACATATGAGAAGTATAGCCCTTAATTTCATGAGCAATAGTATGCTGAGGAGCAGGCTGCTTGATGATATAGAGATGCAGACTCTGCTCACTCTCAAGTCATGGGAAAAGATGGAGCAGCCTCTCTCTGTGCAATCTGAGACCAAAAAG TTTACTTTCAATCTGATGGCAAAACAAATATTGAGCTTCAACAGTGGGGAGCCTGAGACAGAtgatttgatgaaggaatatttcaccTTTATGAAGGGAGTTATCTCTGCACCCATAAATTTTCCAGGGACAAGTTACAGGAGAGCTCTAAAG TCTAGATCTAAAATACTGGAAGGAGTGAAAAAGATAATGGAGGAGAGAAAGAAAAGAGTAGATATACATTATGATGATCTTCTCAGCAATGTTATGAAGGATGGAAGGCTTTCAACTGAGCAGATATTGGATCTCATTCTTAATATTCTCTTTGCTGGTCATGAAACTTCAGCAGTTGCCTTAACTCTGTGTCTTTATTTTCTTCTCAAGTTCCCTTTGGTAATTGACTCTCTCAGG TCAGAACATTTAGATATAGCTAGAAGAAAACAACAACAGGAGCCAAAAGATCTGAGATTAAACTGGGATGATTATAAAAGGATGGAGTTTACACATAAT GTTATCAATGAGACATTGAGGCTTGGGAACGTAGTACGCTTTGTCCATAGAAAAGCATTGAGAGATGTTAATTTCAAAG GTTATGATATTCCTGCTGGATGGAAAGTTTTACCAGTTTTCGCAGCCGTGCACTTGGACCCTGCTCTCTATGACAATCCTCTGCAATTCAATCCTCAGAGATGGCAG AAAATGGAGCCCAGTACATATTTCACTCCATTTGGAGGAGGACCCCGGTTATGTTCTGGTTTAGAACTGGCCAAACTAGAGATGGCTGTTTTCCTGCACCATCTTGTACTCAACTACAG GGAAAAAGAAATATCTGGAAAGTGA